A region from the Xenopus laevis strain J_2021 chromosome 4S, Xenopus_laevis_v10.1, whole genome shotgun sequence genome encodes:
- the LOC108715679 gene encoding dimethylaniline monooxygenase [N-oxide-forming] 2 isoform X2 → MVKKVAVVGAGCSGLPTIKCCLDEGLEPTCFERTEDIGGLWRFKENPEEGRASIYNSVISNTSKEMTCYSDFPMPEDYPNYMHNSKLLQYFRLYAEHFKLLQYIRFKTTVCSIRKRPDFSMTGQWDVTSECNGKQQTEIFDAVLICIGHHCTQNLPLHNFPGIENFKGQYLHSRQYKNPHPFKNKRIIVVGIGNTAVDLVVELSSVAKQVYLSTRRGAWIVNRVCDNGYPLDTVQSTRFNCIVQGMIPVLTNKLIESKINARVNHDNYGLTPQHRFLSQQPTVSDTLPNRIISGKVLLKTNVKRFTETDVIFEDGTVEKDIDVVIFATGYVFSLPFLEESVLKVQNNEISLYKMIFPPNLEKPTLGCIGYIQPSGAFMPIAEMQARWATRVFKGLHQLPLVEGMRKEITERKQKIQSRYFKSKRHTLQVGYVSYMDEIATEIGCKPDVRKVMLADPKLGWELFFGPCSPYQYRLFGPGKWKGARQAILTQMDRIIKPTKTRVLKNDDITQASLPFGFKPFGFKILGILMVFVAMYAMI, encoded by the exons ATGGTTAAGAAGGTAGCAGTGGTCGGGGCAGGTTGCAGTGGATTGCCTACCATTAAATGCTGTTTAGATGAAGGACTGGAGCCAACATGCTTTGAAAGAACTGAAGACATTGGAGGACTCTGGAGATTTAAG gaaaacccTGAGGAGGGAAGAGCCAGCATTTACAATTCTGTTATAAGCAATACTTCCAAGGAAATGACATGTTACAGCGATTTCCCAATGCCTGAGGATTATCCAAATTATAtgcataattcaaagcttttgcAGTACTTCCGTCTCTATGCGGAACACTTCAAACTTTTGCAGTATATTCGATTCAAG ACCACAGTTTGCAGCATACGGAAGCGCCCGGACTTCAGCATGACTGGCCAATGGGATGTTACTTCAGAATGCAATGGAAAACAACAAACAGAAATATTTGATGCTGTCTTAATCTGCATTGGACATCACTGTACCCAAAACCTGCCACTTCATAACTTTCCAG GTATTGAGAATTTCAAAGGCCAATATTTGCACAGTCGGCAATACAAAAACCCCCACCCTTTCAAGAACAAAAGGATTATTGTTGTTGGCATTGGGAATACAGCTGTTGATCTGGTTGTGGAATTAAGTTCTGTGGCTAAACAG GTTTACCTCAgcaccaggagaggagcatggattGTAAATCGTGTGTGTGACAATGGCTACCCCCTGGATACAGTCCAGTCCACTCGTTTTAATTGCATCGTTCAGGGCATGATTCCAGTGCTTACAAACAAATTAATCGAGAGTAAAATCAATGCCAGGGTAAACCATGACAACTATGGTCTTACACCCCAGCACAG GTTCCTCAGCCAGCAACCAACAGTCAGTGATACTCTACCCAACCGCATTATCTCTGGCAAAGTGCTCCTGAAAACCAATGTTAAGCGTTTCACTGAGACTGATGTCATCTTTGAAGATGGGACAGTAGAGAAAGATATAGACGTGGTCATTTTTGCCACAGGTTATGTTTTCAGTTTACCATTTTTGGAAGAGTCAGTATTGAAAGTCCAAAATAATGAAATTTCTTTGTACAAAATGATCTTTCCTCCTAACCTGGAAAAGCCAACTCTGGGATGCATTGGTTATATCCAGCCTTCTGGAGCTTTTATGCCCATTGCAGAGATGCAGGCCCGCTGGGCAACCAGAGTGTTCAAAG GCCTTCACCAATTGCCATTAGTGGAAGGAATGAGGaaggaaattacagaaagaaaacaaaaaatacagagCAG GTATTTCAAAAGTAAGCGTCACACCTTGCAAGTGGGTTATGTATCTTACATGGATGAAATCGCTACAGAGATAGGCTGCAAGCCAGATGTAAGAAAAGTCATGCTGGCCGATCCTAAACTGGGCTGGGAACTATTCTTTGGCCCCTGCTCCCCCTACCAGTATCGCCTGTTTGGACCAGGGAAATGGAAAGGTGCCAGACAAGCCATTCTGACTCAGATGGATCGTATCATAAAGCCAACAAAAACAAGAGTCCTGAAGAATGATGACATAACTCAGGCCTCTCTTCCCTTTGGCTTTAAGCCTTTTGGCTTTAAGATTCTTGGAATCCTGATGGTTTTTGTTGCCATGTATGCCATGATTTAA
- the LOC108715679 gene encoding dimethylaniline monooxygenase [N-oxide-forming] 2 isoform X1, with the protein MILLFSRKSLILVGLPSSTRQSLKAPFSKLAFILNVSAIKNTMVKKVAVVGAGCSGLPTIKCCLDEGLEPTCFERTEDIGGLWRFKENPEEGRASIYNSVISNTSKEMTCYSDFPMPEDYPNYMHNSKLLQYFRLYAEHFKLLQYIRFKTTVCSIRKRPDFSMTGQWDVTSECNGKQQTEIFDAVLICIGHHCTQNLPLHNFPGIENFKGQYLHSRQYKNPHPFKNKRIIVVGIGNTAVDLVVELSSVAKQVYLSTRRGAWIVNRVCDNGYPLDTVQSTRFNCIVQGMIPVLTNKLIESKINARVNHDNYGLTPQHRFLSQQPTVSDTLPNRIISGKVLLKTNVKRFTETDVIFEDGTVEKDIDVVIFATGYVFSLPFLEESVLKVQNNEISLYKMIFPPNLEKPTLGCIGYIQPSGAFMPIAEMQARWATRVFKGLHQLPLVEGMRKEITERKQKIQSRYFKSKRHTLQVGYVSYMDEIATEIGCKPDVRKVMLADPKLGWELFFGPCSPYQYRLFGPGKWKGARQAILTQMDRIIKPTKTRVLKNDDITQASLPFGFKPFGFKILGILMVFVAMYAMI; encoded by the exons atgattttattgttttccagaaaatcaCTGATTCTTGTTGGTCTCCCCTCAAGTACCCGCCAATCCTTGAAGGCTCCATTCTCTAAACTGG CCTTCATACTCAACGTGTCAGCCATAAAGAATACAATGGTTAAGAAGGTAGCAGTGGTCGGGGCAGGTTGCAGTGGATTGCCTACCATTAAATGCTGTTTAGATGAAGGACTGGAGCCAACATGCTTTGAAAGAACTGAAGACATTGGAGGACTCTGGAGATTTAAG gaaaacccTGAGGAGGGAAGAGCCAGCATTTACAATTCTGTTATAAGCAATACTTCCAAGGAAATGACATGTTACAGCGATTTCCCAATGCCTGAGGATTATCCAAATTATAtgcataattcaaagcttttgcAGTACTTCCGTCTCTATGCGGAACACTTCAAACTTTTGCAGTATATTCGATTCAAG ACCACAGTTTGCAGCATACGGAAGCGCCCGGACTTCAGCATGACTGGCCAATGGGATGTTACTTCAGAATGCAATGGAAAACAACAAACAGAAATATTTGATGCTGTCTTAATCTGCATTGGACATCACTGTACCCAAAACCTGCCACTTCATAACTTTCCAG GTATTGAGAATTTCAAAGGCCAATATTTGCACAGTCGGCAATACAAAAACCCCCACCCTTTCAAGAACAAAAGGATTATTGTTGTTGGCATTGGGAATACAGCTGTTGATCTGGTTGTGGAATTAAGTTCTGTGGCTAAACAG GTTTACCTCAgcaccaggagaggagcatggattGTAAATCGTGTGTGTGACAATGGCTACCCCCTGGATACAGTCCAGTCCACTCGTTTTAATTGCATCGTTCAGGGCATGATTCCAGTGCTTACAAACAAATTAATCGAGAGTAAAATCAATGCCAGGGTAAACCATGACAACTATGGTCTTACACCCCAGCACAG GTTCCTCAGCCAGCAACCAACAGTCAGTGATACTCTACCCAACCGCATTATCTCTGGCAAAGTGCTCCTGAAAACCAATGTTAAGCGTTTCACTGAGACTGATGTCATCTTTGAAGATGGGACAGTAGAGAAAGATATAGACGTGGTCATTTTTGCCACAGGTTATGTTTTCAGTTTACCATTTTTGGAAGAGTCAGTATTGAAAGTCCAAAATAATGAAATTTCTTTGTACAAAATGATCTTTCCTCCTAACCTGGAAAAGCCAACTCTGGGATGCATTGGTTATATCCAGCCTTCTGGAGCTTTTATGCCCATTGCAGAGATGCAGGCCCGCTGGGCAACCAGAGTGTTCAAAG GCCTTCACCAATTGCCATTAGTGGAAGGAATGAGGaaggaaattacagaaagaaaacaaaaaatacagagCAG GTATTTCAAAAGTAAGCGTCACACCTTGCAAGTGGGTTATGTATCTTACATGGATGAAATCGCTACAGAGATAGGCTGCAAGCCAGATGTAAGAAAAGTCATGCTGGCCGATCCTAAACTGGGCTGGGAACTATTCTTTGGCCCCTGCTCCCCCTACCAGTATCGCCTGTTTGGACCAGGGAAATGGAAAGGTGCCAGACAAGCCATTCTGACTCAGATGGATCGTATCATAAAGCCAACAAAAACAAGAGTCCTGAAGAATGATGACATAACTCAGGCCTCTCTTCCCTTTGGCTTTAAGCCTTTTGGCTTTAAGATTCTTGGAATCCTGATGGTTTTTGTTGCCATGTATGCCATGATTTAA